The genomic segment TCGTCGTCTTCGCCATGGGGGCGCAGGTAGCACAGCCCCGGCCGGGCGTCCACGGGGAACGCCGGGCCGGGTCTGTGCGAATGGGGCGGGAATTTTACTGGGCCGGGCCTTGCATCGGGGCCTGGATCTTGGTCATGGCCTCGGTGAGCTTGGCCGCCTTGTCGGTCTTGATGTAGGTCATGATCTCGCCGGCCACCTTGGGCTTCATGCCGGTCAGGATCTTGACGGCCAGGTCCTGGTCCATGTTGGAGAGCACCTCGGCCGCCTGCTTGGCCTTCATGGCCTGATACGTGTCCACCTGCCGCTTGATGCGCGCGTCCTTGAGGCTGTCGGCCTCGTCCAGCAGCTTCTTGATGGAGGCTTCCACGCGCTTCATCTCGGCCAATTTGTCGTCAATGCTCTTTTCCATGGCGGTGAGCGCGCGTTCCTTGGCGGCCAGTTCGGCCTCGCGGCGGTTGGCGGCCCCGGCCTCGCGGCTTTCGCCCACCTTGGGCTGGGGAATGGCGCTCTCGGCCAACATGCCGCCCTCGCCCAGGGCCTCGGCCAGGGGCGCGGCCAGGTCGGCCGGAGCGTCCGGGTCGGCCGGGACGGGCTTGGCCGCCTTGCCGGACTTGGCCGATTGCGCGGCCAGGGCGCTGGGAACGGGCAGCATGTCCTGCTCGGCCAGTTCCTGCCACAAATCAATGCCCAGGCTGCCCAGCACGGCCAGCTTCACGGCCGCCACCACGCACAAGGCCACAAGAACCTTAATGATCTTGAAGCTTATGCCGGAGCGTTGCCATTTCGTCGTATTCTTTTTGTTCAAGGAGATTTTCTGCGACATGGTGTTTCCCGGCCTGCCTGTCCTTGAGTTTTTCCAAGAGCTTGCGATTCCTGGAGCGGAGCACGGCTTCCTGCCGCCGGGTTTGCAAAATCGAGGCCAGACGTTCCAATTCGGCAGTGGCAGCGGCCTCGTCGCGCTCCAGGGCCTCGCGGTAGCGCATGAAAAGCCAAATATCCGCCTCGGTGGCGCTCTGCCCGAAGCCCGCGGCGTTGTGCGCGGCAAGCCGCTGACGCACGTCCTCCAAAGCCTGCTTCTGGGCGTCGTGGGCGGCCTGGGCCTGGGCCAGCGCCATGCGCGCCTGGTCCTCCAGCTGGCGTCGGAACTCCAGCACCTTTTGCAGTCGGAACACGAAGGGCTTGGCCATGCCCCGTGATGCCACGTCGGCCCCGGCCCGGCAAGCCCCCCGGCCGCAGCCCTCCACGGCCTTGCACGCGGGGCGGGGGGCGTGTAGATTTCCGCCACCGCGCCTTCGCGGCCACATGCAAAGCCAAGGAGCCCCATGAACATCCCCCCGCGCGCAGTGATATTCGACCTGGACGGCACCCTGCTGGACACCCTGGACGATCTGGCC from the Humidesulfovibrio mexicanus genome contains:
- the fliJ gene encoding flagellar export protein FliJ; this translates as MAKPFVFRLQKVLEFRRQLEDQARMALAQAQAAHDAQKQALEDVRQRLAAHNAAGFGQSATEADIWLFMRYREALERDEAAATAELERLASILQTRRQEAVLRSRNRKLLEKLKDRQAGKHHVAENLLEQKEYDEMATLRHKLQDH
- a CDS encoding MotE family protein; its protein translation is MSQKISLNKKNTTKWQRSGISFKIIKVLVALCVVAAVKLAVLGSLGIDLWQELAEQDMLPVPSALAAQSAKSGKAAKPVPADPDAPADLAAPLAEALGEGGMLAESAIPQPKVGESREAGAANRREAELAAKERALTAMEKSIDDKLAEMKRVEASIKKLLDEADSLKDARIKRQVDTYQAMKAKQAAEVLSNMDQDLAVKILTGMKPKVAGEIMTYIKTDKAAKLTEAMTKIQAPMQGPAQ